The DNA segment attaattctagaaatagattaataattattctaggGAATTTCGTCGTGAATATGAATGAGCTTTGTTTGATTAAATCCAATACGTGGCAATTATCGATGTCTGGTACCGTTGTGTGTTCCTGGTCATTTTCCTAAAATTTGAATCAGTCTTAAAGCTTTTCtgttcatttaatttaatttaaacttctgctttagaataatttatttttattttaattagtagttaatttataaaaatccaTCATTTTATTTAGCCTAGattaaattgaataatttataTCTTAGTATTTAAACATTAGTCTATGTGAGATTGACTTGGACTCTGtccaactatattataacttgacctagttcACTTGCTAGAATTTTCTAACCGAAATAATCGGTCATGCAGCAAAGGAAGTACTTGGACAACAGCTGGGCAAAATTATTTTTCTCTGCCCGTTTGAGCGTACCCGCGCTGGCCCGAGCGCACCCACACCTTGGCAGAACAAAAGTTCTGCCAGGTTGAGCGTGGGGGCGCCGGTCCAGGGCGCACCCGCACCCTGGCAGAACAAAAGTTCTGCCAGGTTGGGCGCGGGGGTGCACCCGCGCCcatattgtttttaaaaaaaattgaggctTTGATTGCTTGGTTTTAATTTATGAACTTGGAttaaatgttttgatttgagagattagcgcccgggtcgtcacaacaggtggtatcagagcgtaggttctggaTTGATTTagaatgagcggggtagatcgagtccgcttgattttttttattcgcatgtgattgaattctttTTGTGATTACCTGAAATACATGTGAATATTGCGTTATAATTCCAGAACTTTATGATCGCGtgattttttaattgaaattatcGAGCATGCTTTGCTGTTTTTGAGTTATATGATGATATACTTATGTGATCAAATGGTAAGAATATCATGCCGTACAGATGCAAGAATTACATGCTTTCCTTATTATAtgagttgattggaagcatgtattaTTCGAGAATGAATCGGAATTTGATCTCTTGAGAATGCACGAAAGTTTTGAACAGATGAGGATTGAGTTAGAATTAGGttacatgagattgtattaTACATTAATCTGTTTGaaatatcagatatgcctcctcgtcgAATGATGAATAGACAGACATAGACAGTTCCTCAGCCAGAACAAGTAAATGTAGCCCCGACATTGCCACAAACACCTAAAGCTCCGAGAACATAGCAAGGCAGTACATTGAGAGATATGAGGGATGTTACAGCGTCACCAATGGAGATActtctgaaaagatttcaatctttCAAGCCGCCTACTCTGAAAGGAACTGAGAATTTAGTTAAATGCAAAGGTTGGTTAGAGGATATTGAGATTATgtttgattcccttgattatgcaGATGATAGAAGAATTAGACTGATTGGGTATCAATTGCAAGATGTTGCAAAGAGCTGGTGGATTACAACCAAGAAAACTCTTGAGAATCAAGGTACGATGATTAATTGGAAAGTGTTTAAACTGAATTTTATCAACGATTCTTTCCAGCATCGTACAGAAAAGATAAGAatgcagagtttgccaatctgaaacAAGGAAATCTGAATATCGAGAAATATGTTGCTAAGTTCTCTACTTTGCTGAAATTCGCTCCACATGTAGCTGAGAAAGAAGAGGCtaaagctgatcagttcattaatggactgaatccagatgtatttacACTGATGAATGCTGGTAGACCAAACAACTTTGATGATGCACTTGATAAAGCAAAGGGAGCTGAGGCTGGTCTGATGAAACAACGAGAAGCATTGTTTGTGTCACATTCTCAAAGACAGCCATCGAGtcagtttcagcaaccattcCCCAGATCTGAGGAGGTGGTAGCAGTAGTGGCAAGAAAGATTCTTTGAAAGCAAAAGGAAAGGAGTTTAAGAAATCAGGAGATAGTTCATCTAACTCTAGTGGATAGAGGCAAACTAGTTTAGAGTATGCAGGAATTTATTACAACAAATGTGGAGGAGGACATCCTAGTAATCAGTGCAGAGGTATACTTGGGAGTTTTCATATTTGTCATCAAGCGGGACATTTTGCCAGAGTATGTCCGCAACATGGTTTGAAAAGATCACATGGTGCAGGGTCATCAAGAGAAGTGACTCAGCCTGAAAGGCAAGCATCTTTGGTATATTCCACAGCCTCCACCACAGATTATACCAGGAGGAAGCGAGACTGAAAGCCAACCCTTGAGACAACAAGAGCGAGTATTAGCCTTGATTTAAGAACAGGCTCCGGAAGCATCGAATGATGATATAGCTGGTAATTATTCTCTTTATGATTATTTTGCTTATGTGCTTGAAGATACTGGCGCATTCCATATTTTATCTCTGAACAAAATTACCGTGTATGTATTCTCTACTGGTATCTATTCTTGTGTTTTACGGAAGTGATATATGTTCGAAAATTTTCTACTATAGTTTGAAGGTAATGTGAGAGAgatagattgtattgtgcttggtttgttaGAATTTGACTGAATTATCGATATAGATAtggtaaccaagtacagggatgTCGTAGATTGATTCAGAAAGTTATGAGATTCAGAACTGAATTGATAGAAGAATGGGAAGTCTACGGTCAGAGTTCGACATTTTGAGTTCTTATGATATCTATTCTATCTCTAATTTTATTATTACAGAAAAGAGCAGGGGAATTCCTCATTATGCAATAGATATGATGAAAGCTAGTCCAAAATTGGATGATCTGTCAATGGTTAGGGAATTACTGATATTGTCCAGATGAAATTCTGAGATTACTTCCAGTCTGTGCGATGAACTTCGATATGTAATTGATGACAGATATCTTATTGATGTCGAAAGTACCTTATAGCATGACACCAACAGAACTGCAAGAATTGAAAGAAATCCAGATCAGTGAGATTTTGTGCTACTTATCAGAAATTGAATAAGGCCACAATGatgaattgttttttttttttttttttttgccttgaTTAAATGATTTGAGCAGTTATAGAATTTATCGATTCTAACAGATGAGATATGAATGCAAATGTGATATAATTCTTTGTTCTAAAGCCTAAACTGTCAATGAATTAGACTAAGCGAGGTCaatttaatgatttatgaaCAATTTAGTAGTTTAGAATCGAAAGAAGAGCAAATTccattgaattttattatgaaactATCTATATCGGTATGAGATTacgatataattttttatagttCTTACAGATGGAATAATATGTTGTATTTGACGTTATACAATATGATGAAATAACTAGTAGCTATACGAAAAATGTTATTCCTTGCtatgtgtgagacctcgtttctaaacaactaatatcagacaacaaacgataagtaatcaagaacccaataaatatatattttttttaaaaggaggctcgcgcgcccgcgctgacatcagcgcgcccgcgcctacatCCCGCAAatcccagcgcgcccgcgctcatacctcgcaaagaggccgcgcgcccgcgccaaaggaagcgcgcccgcgccgtcccctcgcccagaaagGTTAAGacactgaaataaactcaatcaaaacctaaacacttgcattaagagtatttgacattccaataacaatacaagaaaggtttagggaagagcaacattcaaatccatagcacctacatcgtttcttgcttacaaaacatatacgagaagttcgaatgactaaacatgatcgcaaaacataactaggttgacatgctgattcgacttctaaacgagtctcacttctatctcttgctctggacgctaaccatgtctatgctgacttgatcctgcccttcctgttgccaagtacacatacaaaacaaagcaacagccggataaccggtgagaatgataatcccagtaaaagcaacatatcaagtaatgaatatacaacatgctatcaaaccacatattcaagtcgaagttaatgatatgcatgtctttaaaaccaggatatcggttctgataaacacgggagtattgctctgcttttgggatcccgaggatgagatcacgtaacgactcaccgactctcccaatcgaggtggtgccacgtatcccactcctctagactttgagcaaccataatgagtatgctagcactaggcgaaatactacaacctaggccactcaatcatagttcccaaacgtctaacaaaaagggcggttctgcccgctgaaatcaaagtaggctcaagatgaatgcataacagaaacataaacataagccacataacaaaaactcaatcaatcaacaattacaagttccacgtgctagaacaagtatcaatgcaatatgtgatttaaaaaggaaaactcgagaaccaacagtcccgagtatgctatcccgctacgatgactgcttttacctttcaatgcagtagttccaactctgaataagctacaacaaaaggtttaatcaacaactaaacaatctaacaacaaaggcaacggttcaaggtaatctctttaccgttcttcgtccaattctcgacgaccaaatgctgctaacacagggcttgacaactccaaacgaatctgttcagatacaatcaaagatcaattaccatgatcgacttacaagccaagttcaacaacttcaaaaacggttcaaatctccaaaactcaaaccgacggcataacggctataactgaacaaaccgacaacgcagacagcagttcaatagcgatataacctcataaaaattctaagacaaccaaaacaaagcaaacccatcaatctcaaaatccacattttcgaaaatggcttccaaaaatcataacaaatccgaacgtcgctctaattcaaaactgacagataataaacgatcagaactctatagagaacaacatactcgaatctagaacgattctaacaacatccaaaaactagaatgtatccgatcgaagaagaacttacgatataacgaagctctcgttgcTGTGATTGcaaatctgccttcagaaataatttctaacggacggatcgacaaaatcggagaattccaaagcttgaagaaacgtttTGGGCGCCTACAATGGAGGTTCACGCTTTGGGGAGGAAGGAGAAGTGatctaaataaaaatctaagtgtagataatatattaaatcccctatttgcgttttagtccctgaaatttccaaaatttgcaaaaaggaccctgatcaaaatcaagtctgcTCGTGAAATCTGTAATCtccaattaactcaaataaactcatttaagataaaaacaaggCGTtataattctcccccactaagaagaaatttcgtcctcgaaatcaacgagaaccacaactcataagatagaataaagaact comes from the Henckelia pumila isolate YLH828 chromosome 1, ASM3356847v2, whole genome shotgun sequence genome and includes:
- the LOC140867771 gene encoding uncharacterized protein; the encoded protein is MRDVTASPMEILLKRFQSFKPPTLKGTENLVKCKGWLEDIEIMFDSLDYADDRRIRLIGYQLQDVAKSWWITTKKTLENQASYRKDKNAEFANLKQGNLNIEKYVAKFSTLLKFAPHVAEKEEAKADQFINGLNPDVFTLMNAGRPNNFDDALDKAKGAEAGLMKQREALFVSHSQRQPSSQFQQPFPRSEEVVAVVARKIL